In one window of Hevea brasiliensis isolate MT/VB/25A 57/8 chromosome 10, ASM3005281v1, whole genome shotgun sequence DNA:
- the LOC110671809 gene encoding guanine nucleotide-binding protein-like NSN1 isoform X2: protein MVKKSKKSKSKRIPLRQKYKVLRKVRQHHKKKAKEAKKLGLNKKSKVEKDPGIPNDWPFKEQELKALEARRARALEELEQKKAARKERAQKRKLGLLEDDDISKFADVASAKEQNFEEQNGNDDVGGIARNRDRAFYKELVKVIEESDVILEVLDARDPLGTRCVDMEKMVMKSGHDKRLVLLLNKIDLVPREAVEKWLKYLREELPAVAFKCSTQEQRSNLGWKSSSKTAKTSNLLQTSDCLGAETLIKLLKNYSRSHDIKKSITVGVIGLPNVGKSSLINSLKRCHVVNVGATPGLTRSMQEVQLDKNVKLLDCPGVVLLKSGENDASIALRNCKRIEKLDDPINPVKEILKLCPARLLVTLYKIPNFESVDDFLQKVATVRGRLKKGGIVDVEAAARIVLHDWNEGKIPYYTMPPSRDQDEPLEAKIVSELGKEFNVDEVYSGESSFIGSLKSVNDFHPIEVPPSCPINFDESMIEGDVETQPSTQGDENSEHMNDGEDQSMSSEEDANENKAKTTNSRQNEKLYAVEGMLNTKMKRAEKKRRKKAVKVDAMDDDYDFKVDYVKKKGSAIDVEDESGKKDDDDDDQITGEVPMSGVKFDDE, encoded by the exons ATGGTGAAGAAGAGCAAAA AAAGTAAAAGTAAGAGAATTCCATTGAGGCAGAAGTATAAGGTTTTAAGGAAGGTGAGGCAGCATCACAAAAAGAAGGCCAAGGAGGCGAAGAAGCTGGGATTGAATAAAAAAAGCAAGGTCGAGAAGGATCCTGGTATTCCTAATGATTGGCCATTCAAGGAACAGGAGCTCAAGGCTCTTGAAGCCCGTCGGGCTCGTGCTCTTGAGGAATTGGAGCAAAAGAAAGCTGCTCGCAAGGAGAGG GCTCAAAAGAGGAAGTTGGGGTTACTCGAGGATGATGACATCTCTAAGTTTGCTGATGTAGCTTCAGCAAAagaacaaaattttgaagagcAAAATGGCAATGATGATGTTGGTGGAATTGCCAGAAATCGTG ATAGGGCATTCTATAAGGAGTTGGTGAAAGTTATTGAAGAATCAGATGTCATATTGGAAGTCCTTGACGCCCGAGATCCCCTTGGTACCCGTTGTGTTGATATGGAAAAGATGGTGATGAAATCAGGTCATGACAAGCGTCTAGTGCTGCTCCTAAATAAAATTG ATCTTGTCCCTCGAGAAGCTGTTGAAAAATGGCTTAAGTATCTTAGAGAAGAATTGCCTGCAGTTGCCTTCAAGTGTAGTACCCAAGAGCAGAGATCAAACCTAGGGTGGAAATCTTCCTCAAAAACAGCAAAGACCAGCAATCTTCTGCAAACAAGTGATTGTCTTGGAGCTGAAACCCTTATCAAATTGCTGAAAAATTACTCAAGAAGTCATGAT ATCAAAAAATCTATTACAGTTGGTGTCATTGGACTGCCTAATGTTGGTAAGAGTAGTCTAATTAACAGCTTAAAGAGATGTCATGTTGTCAATGTTGGTGCTACTCCTGGGCTAACAAGATCAATGCAAGAAGTTCAGCTAGACAAGAATGTTAAATTACTGGATTGTCCTGGTGTTGTATTGCTCAAGTCTGGGGAGAATGATGCATCTATAGCTCTTCGCAATTGCAAAAGGATTGAAAAGCTAGATGATCCAATTAACCCAG TGAAAGAAATTCTCAAGCTTTGTCCGGCCAGACTGTTGGTAACCCTATACAAGATACCAAACTTTGAATCAGTTGATGACTTTCTGCAAAAGGTGGCTACTGTCAGGGGTAGGCTGAAAAAGGGTGGTATTGTGGATGTTGAAGCTGCTGCTAGAATTGTTCTGCATGACTGGAATGAGG GTAAAATTCCATATTACACTATGCCTCCCTCTAGGGATCAAGACGAACCTTTGGAGGCTAAGATTGTTTCAGAGCTTGGAAAGGAATTTAATGTTGATGAAGTTTACAGTGGTGAATCCTCATTCATTGGGAGCCTCAAATCTGTTAATGACTTCCATCCCATTGAAGTTCCTCCTAGTTGTCCAATCAATTTCGATGAAAGTATGATAGAG GGAGATGTGGAAACCCAGCCATCAACTCAAGGTGATGAAAATTCTGAACATATGAATGATGGTGAAGACCAGTCTATGAGTTCCGAAGAAGATGCAAACGAGAACAAGGCAAAGACAACAAATAGCCGACAAAATGAGAAGCTATATGCAGTAGAAGGTATGCTCAATACAAAAATGAAACgagcagagaagaaaaggagGAAAAAAGCAGTGAAAGTGGATGCAATGGATGATGACTATGACTTCAAAGTGGATTACGTCAAGAAAAAGGGTTCTGCCATCGATGTGGAAGATGAGAGTGGGaaaaaagatgatgatgatgatgatcaaATTACCGGTGAGGTGCCAATGTCGGGTGTCAAGTTTGATGATGAATGA
- the LOC110671825 gene encoding uncharacterized protein LOC110671825 isoform X4, producing MAWLVEELRLENKKLNEALLSLMIQKLKGDETVLQTIRKSGKEDLYAELLYSLRFGSLSRKSCCYDQSLFTLHGNSILEDLVITLADGIASVYLKLISVDGYLSNEKNNLGMAMCNLSTRALQRLRNEVALNQWLYQNVEAVVSMYEDRFDLCTLQSIVIEGPSKNQTENPSWWKNLTGRKHGTIPCSLSYVVISQFSMPVKRTKELRALTG from the exons ATGGCTTGGCTAGTAGAAGAACTTCGTCTTGAAAACAAGAAACTGAATGAG GCACTTCTCTCTTTGATGATTCAGAAGTTAAAGGGAGATGAAACTGTTTTGCAGACAATAAGAAAGTCAGGCAAGGaagatctttatgcagaattattGTACTCTCTTAGATTTGGTTCTCTCAG CAGGAAGAGTTGCTGTTATGACCAGAGCTTGTTTACTTTGCATGGAAATTCTATATTGGAAGATTTGGTAATAACTTTAGCAGATGGCATTGCCAGTGTTTATTTGAAGCTTATTTCTGTTGATGGTTATTTGTCAAATGAAAAGAACAACCTGGGAATGGCTATGTGTAATTTGTCAACCCGAGCACTCCAAAGATTGCGAAATGAG GTGGCTTTGAATCAATGGTTATATCAAAATGTGGAGGCAGTTGTATCAATGTATGAGGATCGATTTGATCTATGCACTCTACAGTCAATAGTCATTGAGGGACCAAGCAAGAATCAGACTGAAAATCCTAGTTGGTGGAAGAATCTAACTGGGAGAAAACATGGAACAATACCATGTTCATTAAGTTATGTTGTCATAAGCCAGTTCTCTATGCCTGTAAAACGGACCAAGGAATTAAGGGCCTTAACAGGGTG A
- the LOC110671825 gene encoding uncharacterized protein LOC110671825 isoform X1 — translation MAWLVEELRLENKKLNEALLSLMIQKLKGDETVLQTIRKSGKEDLYAELLYSLRFGSLSRKSCCYDQSLFTLHGNSILEDLVITLADGIASVYLKLISVDGYLSNEKNNLGMAMCNLSTRALQRLRNEVALNQWLYQNVEAVVSMYEDRFDLCTLQSIVIEGPSKNQTENPSWWKNLTGRKHGTIPCSLSYVVISQFSMPVKRTKELRALTGWRYYFSLYLELSDISMPLIRAIINKVSNAISFFLVSLIGRSLGLIYSGIRQSLRWK, via the exons ATGGCTTGGCTAGTAGAAGAACTTCGTCTTGAAAACAAGAAACTGAATGAG GCACTTCTCTCTTTGATGATTCAGAAGTTAAAGGGAGATGAAACTGTTTTGCAGACAATAAGAAAGTCAGGCAAGGaagatctttatgcagaattattGTACTCTCTTAGATTTGGTTCTCTCAG CAGGAAGAGTTGCTGTTATGACCAGAGCTTGTTTACTTTGCATGGAAATTCTATATTGGAAGATTTGGTAATAACTTTAGCAGATGGCATTGCCAGTGTTTATTTGAAGCTTATTTCTGTTGATGGTTATTTGTCAAATGAAAAGAACAACCTGGGAATGGCTATGTGTAATTTGTCAACCCGAGCACTCCAAAGATTGCGAAATGAG GTGGCTTTGAATCAATGGTTATATCAAAATGTGGAGGCAGTTGTATCAATGTATGAGGATCGATTTGATCTATGCACTCTACAGTCAATAGTCATTGAGGGACCAAGCAAGAATCAGACTGAAAATCCTAGTTGGTGGAAGAATCTAACTGGGAGAAAACATGGAACAATACCATGTTCATTAAGTTATGTTGTCATAAGCCAGTTCTCTATGCCTGTAAAACGGACCAAGGAATTAAGGGCCTTAACAGGGTG GAGATACTACTTTAGTCTGTACCTTGAGTTATCGGATATTTCCATGCCATTGATTAGAGCTATCATCAACAAAGTTAGCAATGCCATATCATTCTTTCTAGTTTCCTTGATTGGGAGGTCATTAGGACTTATCTACTCTGGAATTAGGCAGTCCCTGCGATGGAAATGA
- the LOC110671817 gene encoding uncharacterized protein At4g13200, chloroplastic, with amino-acid sequence MNDVDKDRSKRKTAQQDKQKYASAASMSGVLASPLFHFSSLQSKNHSPTFSYGLYPLDPNTSSLPDTKLKKQLGFPSGTPTRQPHGISVRCNSSTRPGSPGSGDNESSSVLDAFFLGKALAEAVNERIESTVGEFLSAIGRLQAEQQRQIQDFQVDVLERAKKAKKNAAKEALEAQGLVPNATAVDPKLATYGFNSKTSSSTSKAVTPANSPSSSNSTVVPTAETRLDPAAKGPAYEVIDDD; translated from the exons ATGAATGACGTCGACAAAGACAGGTCCAAGAGGAAAACAGCGCAGCAAGACAAACAGAAGTACGCTTCCGCTGCCAGCATGAGTGGGGTTTTGGCTTCCCCACTCTTCCACTTCTCTTCTCTTCAATCCAAGAACCACAGTCCTACTTTTAGCTATGGACTTTATCCGCTTGATCCCAATACCTCGTCTTTACCGGACACAAAGCTCAAGAAACAATTGGGTTTTCCCTCTGGAACTCCAACGAGACAGCCCCATGGAATCAGCGTCCGATGTAATAGCAGCACCAGACCCGGCAGTCCTGGTTCCG GCGATAATGAGAGCAGCAGTGTTCTGGATGCATTTTTCTTGGGAAAGGCTTTAGCTGAAGCAGTTAATGAGCGTATTGAATCTACTGTTGGGGAGTTTTTGAGTGCAATTGGTAGGCTGCAAGCTGAGCAACAGAGGCAAATTCAGGACTTCCAG GTAGATGTGTTGGAAAGAGCCAAAAAAGCCAAGAAAAATGCAGCAAAGGAAGCCTTGGAGGCACAAGGACTAGTTCCCAATGCTACTGCAGTTGATCCAAAATTGGCTACTTATGGATTTAACTCCAAAACTTCATCATCAACCTCCAAAGCTGTCACTCCTGCAAATTCACCCTCATCTTCAAATTCAACTGTTGTCCCTACTGCTGAGACGCGTCTAGATCCTGCTGCTAAGGGCCCTGCTTATGAGGTGATAGATGATGACTGA
- the LOC110671825 gene encoding uncharacterized protein LOC110671825 isoform X2 — MAWLVEELRLENKKLNEALLSLMIQKLKGDETVLQTIRKSGKEDLYAELLYSLRFGSLRKSCCYDQSLFTLHGNSILEDLVITLADGIASVYLKLISVDGYLSNEKNNLGMAMCNLSTRALQRLRNEVALNQWLYQNVEAVVSMYEDRFDLCTLQSIVIEGPSKNQTENPSWWKNLTGRKHGTIPCSLSYVVISQFSMPVKRTKELRALTGWRYYFSLYLELSDISMPLIRAIINKVSNAISFFLVSLIGRSLGLIYSGIRQSLRWK; from the exons ATGGCTTGGCTAGTAGAAGAACTTCGTCTTGAAAACAAGAAACTGAATGAG GCACTTCTCTCTTTGATGATTCAGAAGTTAAAGGGAGATGAAACTGTTTTGCAGACAATAAGAAAGTCAGGCAAGGaagatctttatgcagaattattGTACTCTCTTAGATTTGGTTCTCTCAG GAAGAGTTGCTGTTATGACCAGAGCTTGTTTACTTTGCATGGAAATTCTATATTGGAAGATTTGGTAATAACTTTAGCAGATGGCATTGCCAGTGTTTATTTGAAGCTTATTTCTGTTGATGGTTATTTGTCAAATGAAAAGAACAACCTGGGAATGGCTATGTGTAATTTGTCAACCCGAGCACTCCAAAGATTGCGAAATGAG GTGGCTTTGAATCAATGGTTATATCAAAATGTGGAGGCAGTTGTATCAATGTATGAGGATCGATTTGATCTATGCACTCTACAGTCAATAGTCATTGAGGGACCAAGCAAGAATCAGACTGAAAATCCTAGTTGGTGGAAGAATCTAACTGGGAGAAAACATGGAACAATACCATGTTCATTAAGTTATGTTGTCATAAGCCAGTTCTCTATGCCTGTAAAACGGACCAAGGAATTAAGGGCCTTAACAGGGTG GAGATACTACTTTAGTCTGTACCTTGAGTTATCGGATATTTCCATGCCATTGATTAGAGCTATCATCAACAAAGTTAGCAATGCCATATCATTCTTTCTAGTTTCCTTGATTGGGAGGTCATTAGGACTTATCTACTCTGGAATTAGGCAGTCCCTGCGATGGAAATGA
- the LOC110671825 gene encoding uncharacterized protein LOC110671825 isoform X3, producing MAECAPSTLCIKLHKRTSCVRGKSCLIRNSHFRVPQRKYSHGSCKVVQLPLVNAFSIGLSNLNASPCKRENRYSCLGALVDPDGATASDLVSISDQLLLMASIALTYMAGVIPTDRPNLTSWRNIANNIVVHDSTASSGSAKKEDHVNINYAWDAVGAKLLDSLHAIEHNINLGNKLLEIEQQRPKQPLSLYAVSEGPKLRLLWASFKQLRDEAGTVTIFFLLLSLSLSVDKIVS from the exons ATGGCAGAGTGTGCACCTTCCACATTATGTATTAAGCTGCATAAGCGGACTAGCTGTGTCAGAGGGAAGAGCTGTTTAATACGAAATTCGCATTTTAGGGTGCCACAGAG AAAGTATTCCCATGGAAGCTGTAAAGTTGTCCAGCTCCCTCTTGTGAATGCGTTCAGTATTGGACTCTCAAATTTGAATGCAAGTCCGTGTAAAAGGGAAAATAGGTATAGCTGCTTGGGAGCTCTGGTGGACCCTGATGGTGCTACAGCATCTGATTTGGTTTCTATTAGCGACCAGTTGCTTCTGATGGCCAGCATAGCTCTTACATATATGGCTGGTGTAATTCCTACTGATAGGCCCAATTTGACTTCTTGGAGGAACATCGCAAATAACATTGTGGTCCATGACAGCACAGCGTCTTCTGGTAG TGCTAAGAAGGAAGACCATGTTAACATAAATTATGCTTGGGATGCAGTAGGGGCAAAACTCTTGGATTCTCTTCATGCTATAGAACACAATATCAATCTGGGAAACAAACTCCTTGAAATTGAGCAACAGCGTCCAAAGCAACCCTTAAGTTTGTATGCTGTATCTGAGGGTCCCAAGTTGCGACTACTTTGGGCTTCTTTTAAACAACTGAGGGATGAGGCAGGCACTGTCACTATTTTCTTTCTCctattatctctctctctctctgtagaTAAAATTGTCTCCTAA
- the LOC110671809 gene encoding guanine nucleotide-binding protein-like NSN1 isoform X1 translates to MVKKSKKSKSKRIPLRQKYKVLRKVRQHHKKKAKEAKKLGLNKKSKVEKDPGIPNDWPFKEQELKALEARRARALEELEQKKAARKERAQKRKLGLLEDDDISKFADVASAKEQNFEEQNGNDDVGGIARNRDNSDRAFYKELVKVIEESDVILEVLDARDPLGTRCVDMEKMVMKSGHDKRLVLLLNKIDLVPREAVEKWLKYLREELPAVAFKCSTQEQRSNLGWKSSSKTAKTSNLLQTSDCLGAETLIKLLKNYSRSHDIKKSITVGVIGLPNVGKSSLINSLKRCHVVNVGATPGLTRSMQEVQLDKNVKLLDCPGVVLLKSGENDASIALRNCKRIEKLDDPINPVKEILKLCPARLLVTLYKIPNFESVDDFLQKVATVRGRLKKGGIVDVEAAARIVLHDWNEGKIPYYTMPPSRDQDEPLEAKIVSELGKEFNVDEVYSGESSFIGSLKSVNDFHPIEVPPSCPINFDESMIEGDVETQPSTQGDENSEHMNDGEDQSMSSEEDANENKAKTTNSRQNEKLYAVEGMLNTKMKRAEKKRRKKAVKVDAMDDDYDFKVDYVKKKGSAIDVEDESGKKDDDDDDQITGEVPMSGVKFDDE, encoded by the exons ATGGTGAAGAAGAGCAAAA AAAGTAAAAGTAAGAGAATTCCATTGAGGCAGAAGTATAAGGTTTTAAGGAAGGTGAGGCAGCATCACAAAAAGAAGGCCAAGGAGGCGAAGAAGCTGGGATTGAATAAAAAAAGCAAGGTCGAGAAGGATCCTGGTATTCCTAATGATTGGCCATTCAAGGAACAGGAGCTCAAGGCTCTTGAAGCCCGTCGGGCTCGTGCTCTTGAGGAATTGGAGCAAAAGAAAGCTGCTCGCAAGGAGAGG GCTCAAAAGAGGAAGTTGGGGTTACTCGAGGATGATGACATCTCTAAGTTTGCTGATGTAGCTTCAGCAAAagaacaaaattttgaagagcAAAATGGCAATGATGATGTTGGTGGAATTGCCAGAAATCGTG ACAATTCAGATAGGGCATTCTATAAGGAGTTGGTGAAAGTTATTGAAGAATCAGATGTCATATTGGAAGTCCTTGACGCCCGAGATCCCCTTGGTACCCGTTGTGTTGATATGGAAAAGATGGTGATGAAATCAGGTCATGACAAGCGTCTAGTGCTGCTCCTAAATAAAATTG ATCTTGTCCCTCGAGAAGCTGTTGAAAAATGGCTTAAGTATCTTAGAGAAGAATTGCCTGCAGTTGCCTTCAAGTGTAGTACCCAAGAGCAGAGATCAAACCTAGGGTGGAAATCTTCCTCAAAAACAGCAAAGACCAGCAATCTTCTGCAAACAAGTGATTGTCTTGGAGCTGAAACCCTTATCAAATTGCTGAAAAATTACTCAAGAAGTCATGAT ATCAAAAAATCTATTACAGTTGGTGTCATTGGACTGCCTAATGTTGGTAAGAGTAGTCTAATTAACAGCTTAAAGAGATGTCATGTTGTCAATGTTGGTGCTACTCCTGGGCTAACAAGATCAATGCAAGAAGTTCAGCTAGACAAGAATGTTAAATTACTGGATTGTCCTGGTGTTGTATTGCTCAAGTCTGGGGAGAATGATGCATCTATAGCTCTTCGCAATTGCAAAAGGATTGAAAAGCTAGATGATCCAATTAACCCAG TGAAAGAAATTCTCAAGCTTTGTCCGGCCAGACTGTTGGTAACCCTATACAAGATACCAAACTTTGAATCAGTTGATGACTTTCTGCAAAAGGTGGCTACTGTCAGGGGTAGGCTGAAAAAGGGTGGTATTGTGGATGTTGAAGCTGCTGCTAGAATTGTTCTGCATGACTGGAATGAGG GTAAAATTCCATATTACACTATGCCTCCCTCTAGGGATCAAGACGAACCTTTGGAGGCTAAGATTGTTTCAGAGCTTGGAAAGGAATTTAATGTTGATGAAGTTTACAGTGGTGAATCCTCATTCATTGGGAGCCTCAAATCTGTTAATGACTTCCATCCCATTGAAGTTCCTCCTAGTTGTCCAATCAATTTCGATGAAAGTATGATAGAG GGAGATGTGGAAACCCAGCCATCAACTCAAGGTGATGAAAATTCTGAACATATGAATGATGGTGAAGACCAGTCTATGAGTTCCGAAGAAGATGCAAACGAGAACAAGGCAAAGACAACAAATAGCCGACAAAATGAGAAGCTATATGCAGTAGAAGGTATGCTCAATACAAAAATGAAACgagcagagaagaaaaggagGAAAAAAGCAGTGAAAGTGGATGCAATGGATGATGACTATGACTTCAAAGTGGATTACGTCAAGAAAAAGGGTTCTGCCATCGATGTGGAAGATGAGAGTGGGaaaaaagatgatgatgatgatgatcaaATTACCGGTGAGGTGCCAATGTCGGGTGTCAAGTTTGATGATGAATGA